The following coding sequences lie in one Magnetococcus sp. PR-3 genomic window:
- a CDS encoding acyltransferase family protein: MVMNMYRKQEQPQILAEIAYMPQLDSIRAVAVGLVVLLHWVPGQGVLWLRGSSGVHLFFVISGFLITSILLTAREKSTDQKRFQIVRRFYMRRALRIFPLYYLLILFALFIGIEDVADSFPWHFFYGTNFFIAFKGEYHGFVTHFWSLAAEEQFYLLWPTLVLFLPMARLGGLFVGVVIFGIGFNALGIGMGWFSSHFGYYFPAWSFSFMGMGALFAFWRFQCVQGVGAPWKGLFLEKLPILGLMGALLLTLYYFQTGGEVPKSVWGIFIYNTLYMLTLASVVVAAGKTIKGPVGAVLMFPPFRYIGRISYGIYLLHPFVITGVNLLFNHYGYSIMEIFGPIGRMLFLVSILILITSLSWFAFETPINRLKRFVPYH, from the coding sequence ATGGTAATGAATATGTACAGGAAGCAAGAACAACCACAAATATTGGCGGAAATCGCCTATATGCCTCAATTAGATAGCATACGTGCTGTGGCCGTAGGTTTGGTCGTGCTCCTGCATTGGGTGCCTGGACAGGGGGTCTTATGGTTAAGGGGGAGCAGTGGGGTTCACCTGTTTTTTGTCATTAGTGGTTTTCTTATTACTTCTATTCTCTTGACAGCACGGGAAAAAAGTACGGATCAAAAGCGCTTTCAAATTGTACGTCGTTTTTACATGAGAAGGGCGTTACGTATCTTCCCGCTTTACTATCTGCTGATCCTATTTGCACTCTTTATTGGTATTGAAGATGTGGCGGATAGCTTTCCGTGGCACTTTTTTTATGGCACAAATTTCTTTATTGCTTTTAAGGGAGAATATCACGGCTTTGTGACCCATTTTTGGTCTTTGGCCGCCGAGGAACAATTTTACTTACTCTGGCCCACTTTAGTGCTTTTTCTCCCGATGGCCCGTCTGGGAGGGCTCTTTGTGGGGGTGGTTATTTTTGGTATTGGTTTTAATGCCCTTGGTATAGGCATGGGGTGGTTCAGTAGTCATTTTGGATACTATTTTCCAGCTTGGAGTTTCTCCTTTATGGGTATGGGGGCGCTTTTTGCTTTTTGGCGATTTCAATGCGTACAAGGTGTTGGTGCACCTTGGAAAGGTCTATTTTTAGAGAAACTTCCCATCTTGGGATTAATGGGAGCTCTTCTCTTAACGCTCTATTATTTTCAAACAGGTGGCGAAGTCCCCAAGAGTGTTTGGGGCATTTTTATCTACAATACACTCTATATGCTAACGTTAGCTTCAGTTGTGGTAGCAGCTGGGAAAACGATCAAAGGGCCTGTGGGTGCTGTCTTGATGTTCCCGCCTTTTCGCTATATCGGGCGTATTAGCTATGGCATCTATCTGCTTCACCCTTTTGTGATCACAGGTGTTAATCTTCTGTTTAACCATTATGGCTACTCTATTATGGAGATTTTTGGACCCATTGGACGGATGCTTTTTTTAGTTTCTATTTTGATTCTTATCACATCCCTCTCTTGGTTTGCTTTTGAGACGCCAATCAATCGACTTAAGCGGTTTGTTCCTTACCATTAA
- a CDS encoding aldo/keto reductase — protein sequence MEYRRFGKTEKQVSVFTMGGMRFVQGWDEPHDQLPQASLDHCHEMLQTVLDGGVNLIETAKGYGKSERLIGQTLPKLRQTRDQYMIMSKASPTETAAEMRTHVENALQFMGIDHMEFFALHGVNTQALLDMSLRPGGPFSALQAMKKEGKIGHIGFATHAPLPVILQAIQTDCFEFINLHYYFFRQGNRAAIDAAAAKDMGIFIISPQDKGGMLYTPPARLAQQSQPLPIANYNERWILSHPHIHTMTVGMSEPNHLDLHLHSLAMGKPYWGKEERQVEIQLKEAAAPTLLDRCGICTQCLPCPERIEMPDLLRLEHLALAHDMTPFAQYRYGLMEPQSHWVPGAKGDTCSDCGDCLPRCPQQLDIPKLVRQAHARMHLPPS from the coding sequence ATGGAATACAGACGTTTTGGAAAAACTGAGAAACAGGTATCTGTCTTTACCATGGGCGGTATGCGCTTTGTTCAAGGGTGGGATGAGCCCCATGATCAGCTCCCCCAAGCCAGCCTGGATCACTGTCATGAGATGCTACAAACGGTTCTAGATGGTGGGGTAAATTTGATCGAAACAGCCAAAGGCTATGGCAAAAGTGAACGGCTTATTGGCCAAACACTCCCCAAATTACGCCAAACCCGTGATCAATATATGATCATGTCCAAAGCCAGCCCTACAGAAACCGCCGCAGAGATGCGAACCCATGTGGAGAATGCGCTACAGTTTATGGGGATAGATCATATGGAGTTTTTCGCCCTGCACGGGGTGAATACCCAAGCATTACTGGATATGAGCCTACGACCCGGCGGCCCCTTCTCAGCTTTACAAGCCATGAAAAAAGAGGGAAAGATTGGTCATATTGGCTTTGCAACCCATGCACCCTTACCGGTCATTTTACAGGCCATTCAGACCGACTGCTTTGAGTTTATCAATCTTCACTACTACTTTTTCCGTCAAGGCAACCGGGCGGCCATCGATGCTGCGGCAGCCAAAGACATGGGGATCTTTATCATTTCACCACAGGATAAAGGTGGGATGCTCTATACCCCCCCAGCGCGTCTGGCCCAGCAGAGCCAACCCTTACCCATTGCCAACTATAATGAACGCTGGATCCTCTCTCACCCACACATTCATACCATGACCGTTGGCATGAGTGAACCTAACCATCTGGATCTACACCTGCACTCGTTGGCCATGGGAAAACCATATTGGGGAAAAGAAGAACGCCAGGTTGAAATTCAACTTAAAGAAGCCGCGGCCCCCACCCTGTTGGACCGGTGTGGTATCTGCACCCAATGCCTACCCTGCCCAGAACGTATTGAGATGCCAGATCTGTTGCGCCTAGAGCATTTGGCCCTGGCTCATGACATGACCCCCTTTGCCCAATACCGTTATGGCCTTATGGAGCCACAGAGCCATTGGGTTCCTGGCGCAAAAGGGGATACCTGTAGTGACTGTGGTGACTGTCTGCCCCGCTGCCCTCAACAGTTGGATATTCCCAAGCTGGTCCGGCAGGCGCATGCACGGATGCATCTCCCCCCAAGCTAA